The Strix aluco isolate bStrAlu1 chromosome 18, bStrAlu1.hap1, whole genome shotgun sequence genome includes the window TGGAGAGGGGACGTCAAGGAAAAGACCTGGTGGCCTCCTCCCTGTGGGGACACCCCTTCCCGGTGACAGCACACCACCACTCGCCCTGCTGCCACCTCCAGCTCATGCTCTGAATCAGTTTCCCTGACACGGTGCTGAGGGGACACAAAGTGGCCCCATCACAgccaccttccccctgccctgtccctgcatcccccctccccggccgagCTCCCCCGTGACCCGCCAAGGATACTGCCACGTTGTGAGACAGCTTCAGGTTGGTGGAGATGGCCGATAAGTTGGGGCAGAAGCTGGAAGGGCAGAGAAGGAGATGGAGAGGGGTGACGGGGCTGCTCCGGGGCCACggggctccccgctccccccggggacatcccctcctctgcagggctactcACAACTTCTCCGCCGTCACGCTGAGGATGATGAAGAGGTACAGGAGCCAGAGCGCCTGCGGGGTCAGGGATGGCAGAGAGAGGGGTCAGTGGGgtccccacccagcacccccaaagCAGAACAGCCCCCAGCAGCATCGCCCCCGCTCCTGTCCTTACGTAGAGGGTGACGGCCAAGGGGAGCAGCCGGGGGGGGAAGACGCAGAAGACCCCCTCGAGGTAGTCGAGGAAGCCGCCCTCCAGCCGGCAGTCGGGGTTGCTCCGGACGAAGCGGCACCACTCGGAGCTGTTGTGTTTCCGCACCTCCCAGCACTGCGGGGCAGAGCGTGGGGTGCTCGGCCGGGCACCCCAAGTCCCGTCCGCACCCCGAGCACCCACCACCCTCCATCGGGCACCCCGCGGGTGCTGCCGCCCCTCTGCTGGGCTGCTTTCGGTAGGTCGCTGTcatccctgcctcagtttccccatctgtgcTACATGGGCGTGGGTCAAGGGCTGTGCCAGGGCCAGCGGAGGTGGAAGCCCTTGTCCCCacccctgtcccctgtcccccaccCACCCCCGGCCATGGAAGGCGCCGGCCTGGCAAGCAGGAGGTTTTCAGAGGAAATCCTGGTGACATGCCAGCTGCGATGGCGGGGCAGGGCAAGCAGGGACGGGACGGGACCCCCACCACCCCGGCGGCACCCacctccctcccgccgccccccagACCCCACCGCAGCCCCCACACTCACATCCAGGCCCCGGCCGTGGCTCAGAGCATCCTTCCCGGGAGGGTCCAGCGGCAGCGGGGTCCCGGCCGGCTGTGCCCCGCTGTCCCCCGCCAGCACCCCGGCCAGGCTGAGCACCCCGGCCAGGCTGAGCACCCCGGCCGGCCCCACGGCACCCTGCCCCACGGCACCCTGCCCCATggcggggggggcagccctggggggcgCCTACCGCTGGCAGCggcccccggggagggggagcgggggcagcgcccgggcccCCATCCCGCGCTCCCCGGGTAGAGCGGAGGAggggttaaaaataaataattaaaaattaaaataataaagataatgATAAAAGGCACAACAACCCGCGGTCAGGCTGAGCAACCGCCGCCGCGCCACGTCCTCCGCGGGCGCCTGCGGAGCAAAAGTGGGGGGAGCACAGGAGTGGGGCCGGCACCGACACCCCACGCAGGACCAGGGGACCCGCggggcacccccccaccccacaccagGGAGAGGACGGGGGGACCCCGATGCTGGGGGGGGATCccggggtgggtgggggagggcccggggcgggggatgCTCGGGGGATGCTCGGGGGGACCCCACCCGCCCCGCGGACCCACCgtggcggcgcggccccgctgtTGTGCGCGGGCAGCTGAGTCctcccccccccgcgcccctcccGCGTCTTAAAGGGGCCGCCACCCTCCGCTCTTAAAGCGACAGCGCCACCTTTTTACTCGTGGCTGGCAGGGTGTCTGccacgggggcgggggggtgggagTCTCTGCCCCGTCCCCCTCGCACTACCCCCGCTCTCTGCCCCATCTCTCCGCATCCCGGTTCCCGcgggctgcagcagggcagaggtTGGACACCCACCCAGGGTGCTGCGCCCCCCTACCCCTGTTTGGGGTAACCCTCTGAGACCGGACGAGCTCATCACAGGCACGGCCGAGGATGTTGTCCCGGAGGGACACTGTGCCCCATGGCAGGGCACCTATGCCCGTGTTGAGCACGGGGGCTGGGGAGCACAGAGCTGCGCAGACCCCTGTGTTGGTGGCCCCGTGACCCCACAGAGgggcctttgctgctgctggtgtcCCTCTCCACACCGAGCATGGCCGCTGTAcaccctgctgcccccagccgTGCCCCTGCCCCGTGCAAGCCCCCATGCTGGgtttttggggggaggaggtggcaggCTGGCCCCCCGTGGCCGGAGCTGACAAGGGGAGCGTGACTGTCAGCGTGGCCCTAAGAGCCTTACAGGATTAAAGGGTCCGTTTCCCACCCTGGCTGGTTTCTCACCAAAGTCACATGCTGCGCTTCTTCCCAGGGAGAgggcaaaggaaggaaaataaagaccCAAAGACAGCTCCAGCAGGAGCCCAGGTCCAGCCTGGCATCCAAAGACCAGTGGCACCCACTGGGTGCAAGCCTTGGCCCTGCCAAGCGCTGCCAGGAGCTGGCCCGGGGTGCAGGGCAGAGCCCCTCTTCGCCCTGGTCATCATCCCCAGCCCCGCGGCACAGCGCTGCTTTCTGCTCAACTGGTTTTCCCAGATTTAGGCCAAATTTTGATGCTTGCCACATGGCTCGGGTCCCTGCTCACACAAGCGGTGGGTGCCCTGTGCACCCACCTCGGTTTCCGCACCCACGCCTCGGTGCGTGGCTGGAGCCGGGAGGCTGGTGTGGTCTCGTACAGCACCGAGCACAGGACCGGGGACGCGTGGGCACTGGGCGGTACTGGAAAATTAACCAGCAGCAACAGGGAGCTGGTGGGGCGTGCTGGGCCACGCCGCGTGTCCGCATGAGCGTGCCTTTGGGGTGCTGCCCTGCCCAGAATAGCCCCAGGCATGCGGCACCTTTTCCCGCTCCTCGGTTGATCCAGTAAAGGGTGTTACTGGTCCCCTCCTGCCGGGCACTGGGACGCACCCCGGCAGCACCCCCACCCCGGCAGCTCCCAGCTGAGCCGCCAGCACTCGCTGGGTGCCCCAGTTCAGCGTGGGCTCCAGGGTTTTGGGGTAAAGCTCTGTCCCCCCTCGGTGCTCCCTGGCAGCCTGCTGTGGCATGACACAAGTGTGTCAGGCCTCAGGCAGGCAGCTGCGGTGGTGCTCAGGGTGACACCAAACCGGGGGGTGACACAGGGCTGGGCCACGGGGACTTTATGCACCCCACGGTGATCTTGCCGCCGTGGGTGGGGGGCTCCGAGccctctgcccccaccccgcCGGGACACCCCGTGCGCCTCAGGGGGACTTTGCCCGCCGAGGAGCGGGCAGGGCAGTAAACAGCCGCCGGCCGGGATTGCTCAAGGCCGGGCTGGGGCCCGTGGGCCGGGCACCGACACCTCGAGTGTCCCCCGCGGGCCAAAACCCCGgcgggccccggccccccccgcggtCAGGCTTCCACTGAGCCGCTCCCCACGGGCGGCACCGCGGGGGCTGGACCCTACGGGGGGGACACGCCGGGGGCCGGATGGGGGCACGGGGGGCGGTTATTAGGCGGGCTGCAGGCCCCTCCCCACGCCTGGCTGTCTCCTGTCCCCGCCCCTGTCCCCGCCCCTGTCCcgcccctgtccctgtccccgccATGGCGGCGCTGCGGGCGCTGCTGGGGGCCGCGCTGGCCGCCGCCTTGACCGGGGCACCCCCCGGGACACCCCCCGGGacaccccccgccgccgccccgccaccCCGCAATGTCTCCGTCCTGCTGGACCCCGGCTCGGGGCGGCTCCGCGTCCTgcccggccgcctccccgccgctgTCGCTTGGGCCAGCCTCGACGACCGCATCCCCGCCGTCGGGTAGGGCCGGGCCGGGTTtggccgggctgggctgagctgggctgggccgggctgggctgagctgggctgggctgggccgggccgggccgggctggggctcGCACGGAGCTGAGCGGGGATGCGGCGTCGAGGGCAGCCTCGGGGGAGCCATCGCGGGTGGGGCGCCCCGTCCCACCCGTGCCCCACCCGTGTCCGTGTCCCCCCAGCTGGGCTTTCCTGGAGGTCACCACCAACGCCTCGTACAGCGACAGCTTACAGGCCTACGCCGCCGGGCTCGCCGAGGCCGCCGTCTCCGAGCAGGTAAGGGGTGACCCCTCCGAAACCGGGGTCCCGAGGGGCGCGATGCggtccctcccctctcccccggcTGACCCCCGCCGGTGAcgcccccgccgtgccccccaGCTGATGTACATGCACTGGATGAACACCATGGTGGGCTACTGCGGCCCCTTCAAGTACGAGAGCGATTACTGCGAGAAGCTGCGGAGGTACCTCGAGGCCAACCTGGGCTGGATGGAGGAGCagatggggaagggggaggaccCCGAGTACTGGCACCAGGTGAGGATGGGGTGCCCCCAGCCAGGGTGAaccccccccacatcccctcGGGCTAATTGGGGCTTTAATTAAGAGGAGGGGACAGGGCAGCAAGGGGTCCTGGCCTGGCTCCAGGTGGGATGACAGAGATTGTCCTCCCCAGGGTGAGCAGAGGTGACTCGTGACTTTCTCCCTGCCAGAGCCTCACGTGCTGCTCTTGGGGTACACAGGGGGTGGCTCGGGCCCCCCCCAGCCATCAGTGCTGAGTCACGGCCCTGCTGATGGTGATGCTTCACCTGcgcctcctcctgcctctgcagcatcTCCAGGACCCACTGGATCTCCCGTGTCCCCTGCGGGAAGGGGGAGGTCCATCCCCCAAAATCCCTCGCCCCTCTTCCCCGCGGGAGCTGGGTGCCAGCTCTGTCCCCTGTCCCCGCAGGTGcgcctggccctgctgcagctgaagggGCTGGAGGACAGCTACAACGGCCGCCTGGACTTCCCCCGGGGCAGGTTCACCCTGGCGCCCTTCGGCTTCCTGTAAGTTCTTTCCTGGAGGTGATGGGGAGTGGGGGGTGGTCGCCCCAGGGGttgggctgctgctgggggaggctgTGGGAATGATTCCGGGATGTCTGGGGACACCCAGTTCTGCTCCCAGTCCCCCTTGCCCACCTTCTCTGGGTGCTGGTCCTCTGCTGCTGCGGCAGGATGGAGCCAAGGCAGGTTCTCCTCCTCGCCAGCACTGTGGACTGGGCGGTGGGgcccccctgcctcagtttccccactgctctgctcacccttccctccctgctcggGCTGCCAGGGCGCTCCCGGCTCTAGTACCTTCACTGGGGTGGGATTGAGAAACACCCTCTGGCCtggacagagagacagacagagtgCTCTGAGCCAGCTCGGCTCttgggctggggtgtcccccacCTGATACCCCATGTCTCACTTCCCCCCAGCCTGCTGCAGTTGGGGGGTGACCTGGAGGACCTGGAGTCTGCCCTGAACCGCTCCTCCCCGCAGCGTGTCCTGGGCTCGGGCTCCTGCTCTGCCCTCCTGAAGCTGCTGCCAGGCCATCGGGATCTCCTGGTGGCCCACGACACCTGGACCTCCTACCAGTCCATGCTGCGCATCATCAAGAAGTACACGCTGCCCTTCCGTGCCTCGGCCGGCGGTgcgtgggctgggctggggggggctgcgtCTGACACTCCCCTTCTGATGTTCCCCTGCTTTTGCATCCCCCCCTCCAGGCAATTCTCAGATCCCTGGAAGCATCCAGGTGTTTTCTTCCTACCCCGGCACCATCTTCTCCGGGGATGACTTCTACATCCTCAGCAGCGGGTTGGTGAGTGGGGGTCTGGTCCTCGGGGACccctccctggccctgctgccctccccatTGCTCCCCTCCCCGCAGGTAGCGCTGGAAACCACTATTGGGAACAACAACCCGGCCCGGTGGAAGTACCTGGACCCACGGGGCAGCGTCCTGGAGTGGCTGAGGAACATCGTGGCCAACCGCCTGGCCCGCAGCGGGCCCGAGTGGGCCGCTGTCTTCCGACGGTTCAACAGCGGCACGTGAGCGGGGCGGGATGGGGTGTGGGAAGCTGTCCCGAGGGGGTGGGATTGGATAGATGGGATGTCCCCGGGGGGGAGGCTGGCTGCCGGAGGGATGCTTCCCCCCTTCTCCGTGCCAGGTACAACAACCAGTGGATGGTGGTGGACTATAACGCCTTCACGCCGGGGAGAGCGAGCCCGCCGCCGGGCCTGCTGACCGTGCTGGAGCAGATCCCGTGAGTGTCCCTGTTCCTCCCCCCGTGCCAGCTCCTGCGCTGAGCCACGGTGGAAGCGTCTCCTCTCCCGTCCCCGTGGGTTTGGGAAAGCCCTGAGGGTCCTGTCTGCCCAAAGGGTGGGAGTTGGGCGATGGGGACACAGATGCAGGCAGTCTGCAGCTAAAGGCTCTCTGGGGATGCTTGTATGCAGGGGATGGGTGCCCAGCAcccctggctggggcagggaccCCACAGCAGGGACCCCCACCCTGCTCGATTCCCCCCTGTGCTCTAACAGATGCTCTTCCTCCTGGCGCAGGGGCCTGGTGGTGGCGGCCGATCAGACggagctgctgtaccagcagggcTACTGGGCCAGCTACAACCTGCCGTGAGCTCCGTCCGGCCTCGTCCCACCCCACTGATGCCCCATCAAGGGGGGCAGCCAACGCTGGCCTTGCCCCCCGCCGCTGGGTGCTGACTCACTGGGTGTGTGTCCCCTGCCAGGTACTTTGAGGAGATCTTCAACGCCAGCGGGAACCCGGAGCTGGTGAAGAAATACGGCGACTGGTTCACCTACGACAAGAACCCGCGTGCCCAGATTTTCCGCCGGAACCAGACGCTGGTCCACGACCTGGACTCCATGGTCCGCCTGatgaggtgggtgctggggcccCCCCAAACCTGGCTGTtgcccacccgcccccccccaggATTTATAACCCTcagggtgatttttttccatCGCTATAAatttatgtatcttttttttccctgccttcatGACGACTCTCTCTTGGCTACTTTACAGGTCCAACAACTACCTGCGGGACCCGCTGTCGCGGTGCAGGGGCTGCGACCCCCCCCAGAACGCGGAGAACGCCATCTCTGCCCGCTCCGACCTCAACCCCCCCAACGGCACCTACCCCTTCCCCGCCCTGCGCCAGCGCTGCCACGGCGGCACCGACATGAAGGTGGGGCAGCCCTGGAGGGGGGGCTGGCGGGGAACTGGAGGCCCCTCTTTGGGGGTACACCCCCCTCCAACAGCTCCCCCCAGACTGCATTACCCCGTCCCCACGCTGACGTGCACCCCTGTGTTTTCTCCCCGGCACCAGGTCACCTCCTCGGGCATGGCCCCCACCTTCGGGCTGGTGGCCGCCAGTGGCCCCGCCTGGGCCGACGTGCCCCCCTTCCGCTGGAGCGCGTCCCCCTGCACCACGCTGCTGCACATGGGGCACCCCGACCTCTGGACCTTCCCCCCCATCAAGGTCCGCTGGGACTGAGCGGGCACCGCTGGGCTGAACCCGTCTGTCCGTCTATCCGCGGGCGTCTGTCCCCTTACAGAGGGGCAGCTGGGTGCaggactggggtgggggggtcgcAGTGCTGCCTGTTCTCCCCTGTCGCCCGGGGACTGGCTTTGGGTGCAAGGGGGGTCCCCTGCTCCCCCTGGCgctctctgcttctgcctcttgCTGCCATGTCCCCACGGTGCCAGCTGTGCTGGGCCAGGGgccgtgccccctccccaccgcgGGGCTCCAGCCCTGGGACCTTTCCCTGGGTGCTGACACCTGGCTTGGGGGGGCTCTTCCCAGAAAAGGGGGGATCCTGGGAGGCTGGGGCTTGCCTGTggggcagagaggaagggagTGAGAGCTGGTTTGGCTGTGACAAATAAAGTGGTCTGCGTGCAAGAGGTGGTGGCTGTGCTTTGCGCTCTGCTGAGATTCTCTGGTGTCTTCTATAAGGGTTGGGCTCTTGCAGTGGTCTTATGCCCCCCAAGATTAACAGGGTGCTCCCTGCTTCTCCGCTGCCTCCTGGCCCCCGTGGGAGGGTGTgcagccagccaggctgggctCTTTTGGGGTGCAGGCTGCTCaggtttctttgctgctgcatcaGGCTGGGTACCCGGTGTGGGGCAGAGCTGCTAAAACAGGGGAACCCAGGGTGTGGGCTGGAGGGGCGCAATCCCACCACTTGCCCCCCCAGGACGGGGTGACTCCTCATcccttttgtcttcctctcctcTGCCACCTGTGTTCTCCCAGCCCCAAAACCCCCGTTGCAAAATCCTCTTACAGCAGCTCCCTTGATCCGCTCTGCCTCGTTAGGAATAACGAGGTCATTACTGGGGGATTAATGAGCTGGTGCTCGGCAGTGCTTTGAAGGTGCCAGGTTCCCACCAGGGCTGGGGGCCCCTGAAGCTCCCCGGGGGCTGCACGGGGCTGGGTTGCAGCTGGTCTGGGCTGTTGGGGTGCTGGAACCCCAAAAGCTGGGATGGGTGCCCCAGACAGGGTGGGGTGTCCAAAACCCGCTGGAAtaggtgctgggggggtgggagggctgCAGGTAAGGTGGAGGGTGTTAGCATGTGCCCATGTACCCTGGCGTCCCCATGGTGTGTGGgctcccggggcagggggtgctgcTTGGGGGgcccctgtgcctcagtttcccagggTAGGAGGGGGTCACTGCCACCGAGTGACGGGGCAGTGAGGAGGGACAGGCACAGGGATGCCGAGGATGGGGCACACTGGAAATGCAGCGGAGGCTGTGTTGCtgcttccctttttaaaattttcttaaaaatggaaaaacaaggaGAAGTGATTAAATATTGCCCCACCTGCAGCGGCCACTAGCTGAGGCCATGTCACCCAGGGACCCTGACCAGGGGACATGACTGGGTGACAGCCTGGCATCGCCTTTCCCTGGGCAGGGATGGAGCCAAAGGGGGGTAAAAGGGGGGACGGGGAGGTGGGTGCAGGGTGTAAAGGGACGCTGGAGCACCCCAGGACTGAGCCAAAACATGCTGCCCTCGCTGTGTGGGTCCCTGGCCTCCTCCCTGTGAGCTTGTCCCCCCGGCCAGGGGGGGGACCCTTGCCCTGGGGGGTGTGACCAGGGCTGGGTGACAAGAAGGGATCCCTGGCTGTCCTGGAGGAAAGGGGGAGCCCTTCCCCAGCACCTGTTCCCCAGTCCCATCGCTGGTCCATTCCCAGGGAAGCGATTGCGCCCCTCTGCCCACTGCAGGATGGAGATGGGGGTTGCTCCATGGGCCCCCAGGGAAGATGGAGCTTGTGTGCCTCCCCCCAGCCTTGGTGCCCCCATTCAAGAAATCCTTATCATCCCCCACATTTCCAGTCCCCTGTGTCCCAAAAGCAGTGCGGCTCAGGGCAGAGGTGCCTGCTCtctgcaggcagtgctgtgcctctgtgctgatcctgcctgtgctgtgtgcTGTTCACTCTGAAGCCTAACGATGGTGTGAGAAGCAGGGAGTTAGTTATTTCGTTGCCACCGAAGGCCAGCTCCCCAGGAGCCCACACCCTGCTTGGTGCCTGTCGTTGGTGCTCTCAGGGGGCCTTTGCAGCACAGTTTGGGTCAGGGAACTGAAATCCTGTATTTTGGGGTCTGTTTCACTGCTGTCTGCCTGGCAGCGGGGCAGAGCCAGGGGGAGCGTGGTGTTCCCAGTGCACCCCACTTGACTGTTGTGCATGTCCCAGCTCGTGCGCAGTGGCCCCCCCCTTGGGACCCCCATGGAGCCATCACCAAGCAGGACTGGACTAACTTTGTGCCAAAGTGGCCTCTGCTTTCAGACTCCTCCCAGGACAGAGAAATCCTCTGCGGCTGCGCTGCGGGGTGAGGAGCCAGGGCCGGACCTTCCTCCCAatcccaccttcctcctcctcaccagctGGGAACAGAGCCAGCCCCTCAACACAGAGGTAGGGCATGTGCTGGGGGGACCCTTACCCCGGTGGGTGTCACCAGGGCTGGGTGACAAGAAGGGGTCCTGGGCTGTCCTGGAGGAAAGGGGGGGCTCTTCCTGATTTGCCTGGGGGCTGCTGGACCCTGGGTCTCAGCCAGGCTCTGGCTGGGTCCCTCCAGGCAGCGCCCCCATCTCTAAGGGATGCTCATGGAGCACCTCTCCAAGCTGTGCAAGACTGTGTGTCGTTCCCCCCGACCCCTCCTGCCCGCAGGGTGCCCGGCTTGGCCagccagagctggggggggggcttgTCCCGGGGGCTTACCCAACTGGCAGAGCTGAGCCCCCCTGGAGACATGCAGCTCAGAGCGCGGCCTGGGGCTGCTGCGGGGTTAGAGGGCTTGGCAGGGCGGCCATGGGGGTACGATGGCTCATTTGGAGGTGATGGGGGTGTCTTGGCTGTCTGTTGGTGATTTGGGGCATTCAGACTGCCTTGCTACACCAGGGGTCTGGGTCAAATGGGCAAAGTCCTCAAATCTGCTGGGATGTGTTTCTGGCTGGACCCGAGAAGAGCCGGTGCTTGTGCTCAGCTGACGGGGGCAAACCCTTGGGGACCAAACCCTTGGGGACCCCCACAGTCATTTGGGAgctgcctctcctcttccccctgtcTCCTGGGTGCTCACATCCCATCTCCTGGGCACACAAAGGCTGCTGGGATTTGGCTGCCAGGCCCACACATGGCTGTCCCCGCTGGGCACCGGGCAGAGTGCCCGGGCCACGGCTGGGTGCTTTCGGCACAGATCCAGCCTCACGGCTGGAAAAACCCGCCCGGCGCTGAGCAAACAGCCCAGACCAGGGCAATGTTtaacccctgcccctcgccctgCTGTGTGGCTGGACACGGGGACCTGGGGACACCGGCACGGCCCCTCCGACGTCACgtctccctccctctgtcccccACACTCTGTTGCAGCTGCGGGTGAGGAGCTGGTGACACGCAGTGAGGCTCCACAGGGCACCAGGTAATCCCCACCGTGGGGTGGCCCTGGCTGAATTAGGGGACAGGGTGTGTGAGGGGCACTTGGGGACATTGGAGGCTTGGGGACCAGGAGGATGGAGGATTGGGTGGCCCAT containing:
- the PLBD2 gene encoding putative phospholipase B-like 2 isoform X1 yields the protein MAALRALLGAALAAALTGAPPGTPPGTPPAAAPPPRNVSVLLDPGSGRLRVLPGRLPAAVAWASLDDRIPAVGWAFLEVTTNASYSDSLQAYAAGLAEAAVSEQLMYMHWMNTMVGYCGPFKYESDYCEKLRRYLEANLGWMEEQMGKGEDPEYWHQVRLALLQLKGLEDSYNGRLDFPRGRFTLAPFGFLLLQLGGDLEDLESALNRSSPQRVLGSGSCSALLKLLPGHRDLLVAHDTWTSYQSMLRIIKKYTLPFRASAGGNSQIPGSIQVFSSYPGTIFSGDDFYILSSGLVSGGLVLGDPSLALLPSPLLPSPQVALETTIGNNNPARWKYLDPRGSVLEWLRNIVANRLARSGPEWAAVFRRFNSGTYNNQWMVVDYNAFTPGRASPPPGLLTVLEQIPGLVVAADQTELLYQQGYWASYNLPYFEEIFNASGNPELVKKYGDWFTYDKNPRAQIFRRNQTLVHDLDSMVRLMRSNNYLRDPLSRCRGCDPPQNAENAISARSDLNPPNGTYPFPALRQRCHGGTDMKVTSSGMAPTFGLVAASGPAWADVPPFRWSASPCTTLLHMGHPDLWTFPPIKVRWD
- the PLBD2 gene encoding putative phospholipase B-like 2 isoform X3 is translated as MAALRALLGAALAAALTGAPPGTPPGTPPAAAPPPRNVSVLLDPGSGRLRVLPGRLPAAVAWASLDDRIPAVGWAFLEVTTNASYSDSLQAYAAGLAEAAVSEQLMYMHWMNTMVGYCGPFKYESDYCEKLRRYLEANLGWMEEQMGKGEDPEYWHQVRLALLQLKGLEDSYNGRLDFPRGRFTLAPFGFLLLQLGGDLEDLESALNRSSPQRVLGSGSCSALLKLLPGHRDLLVAHDTWTSYQSMLRIIKKYTLPFRASAGGTIFSGDDFYILSSGLVALETTIGNNNPARWKYLDPRGSVLEWLRNIVANRLARSGPEWAAVFRRFNSGTYNNQWMVVDYNAFTPGRASPPPGLLTVLEQIPGLVVAADQTELLYQQGYWASYNLPYFEEIFNASGNPELVKKYGDWFTYDKNPRAQIFRRNQTLVHDLDSMVRLMRSNNYLRDPLSRCRGCDPPQNAENAISARSDLNPPNGTYPFPALRQRCHGGTDMKVTSSGMAPTFGLVAASGPAWADVPPFRWSASPCTTLLHMGHPDLWTFPPIKVRWD
- the PLBD2 gene encoding putative phospholipase B-like 2 isoform X2; the protein is MAALRALLGAALAAALTGAPPGTPPGTPPAAAPPPRNVSVLLDPGSGRLRVLPGRLPAAVAWASLDDRIPAVGWAFLEVTTNASYSDSLQAYAAGLAEAAVSEQLMYMHWMNTMVGYCGPFKYESDYCEKLRRYLEANLGWMEEQMGKGEDPEYWHQVRLALLQLKGLEDSYNGRLDFPRGRFTLAPFGFLLLQLGGDLEDLESALNRSSPQRVLGSGSCSALLKLLPGHRDLLVAHDTWTSYQSMLRIIKKYTLPFRASAGGNSQIPGSIQVFSSYPGTIFSGDDFYILSSGLVALETTIGNNNPARWKYLDPRGSVLEWLRNIVANRLARSGPEWAAVFRRFNSGTYNNQWMVVDYNAFTPGRASPPPGLLTVLEQIPGLVVAADQTELLYQQGYWASYNLPYFEEIFNASGNPELVKKYGDWFTYDKNPRAQIFRRNQTLVHDLDSMVRLMRSNNYLRDPLSRCRGCDPPQNAENAISARSDLNPPNGTYPFPALRQRCHGGTDMKVTSSGMAPTFGLVAASGPAWADVPPFRWSASPCTTLLHMGHPDLWTFPPIKVRWD